The genomic window gtggtggcgtagtgggctaaagcacataactggtaaacatatcataaggttgctggttcaatccccacagccaccaccattgtgtccttgagcaaggcacttaactccaggttgctctggggggattgtccctgtaataagtgcactgtaagtcgctttggacgagagagtctgccaaatacataaatgtaaactaGGGAGTAAAACTTGATTAATAACATTAAAAGTTATACAATTAGCATCTGGCGAATACCCTGCATCCAAGTCTTGGTTCAGATATAATGCTTAACAAAAACATTAAGTTGTTCTCTATTAAAATACAGCAGATGTTGAATACAAATTGAGGCTTTGCTAGAGTCTAAGCATCCAACCTCAAACTTTCAGATCATTATAAACAGAATGAACAATGTTCCTGGGTTTACTTGATGCCCCTGGGAAATTTAATAAGACAATTGGTAAAGATTTATAAGTGTTATATTGTAAGGCCACTTAACATACAGTAGGGTTAATTCACCCTACAGCTTTTTGCCTTTATTTCTTTGAATGTGCAGTGAAGTTCCAAAGATGCAATCCCAGTGTCTGAAATAAGGAGCAAAATTCCCTTTAAGCTGCTGATGGTGGGCCAAGTGGTATGGAGCCCCACCAAAGCATGGTAGCAGCCGATGCAGTGCCCAAGGAAAGTCATATCCACAGTGGTCCTCCACAGCCATCCATGTGTTAACCAGATGGAAAAGGATTTCGCTTAATGGATGGCAGCCCAACagcatgacactgataaatgcAAGGGCTTGGAGAAAGAGCAGTTCAGAAATACTGGAGTCTTGGGCTGCCAAAGCAAAAGTGTCCCTGTTCAGATGGTGAATGCGGTGGACATTGTGGAACAGCCATGAAAACCTGgggaaaatatacatttaatttagtttgtgAGAGGCAGTGAGGATGATATCTTCATAACAGGTTAAATGAGCATGAATTTAAGATTGTTCTGTAGGTCTGTATTAAGagcatatttcacccaaaaatgtaataattcagTAATAATTTATTTCCAAAACTGTAtctgtaaaaataaatttgtcaGTTTTAGTGTGTCCTccatttaaagcttaaaaaaatgacctaaatgtattataaaagtaACCTATGCTCAGAATCGTGCATCATATTCTAAGTATTCTGAAGGCATAAAATAGGTTTTAGtgagaaacaacacaaaatgtacatactttttaatattaattaaattatctcCTTTATCTCGTTTGAACAACATgatagtgagtaaattatgacagaatttgacagaactattcctttgagaaaaatactgtacaagtttaagtttagattGACAGTCACATTACTTTGAGCAGCCTTTAAAATCCTTCAGATCCGTGATTCTGCTCAGCAAACAAGTCAGAGTTTTGAATATTTGCTATTTGCAAATATTCAAATAGCAGTTTCAGTTGCTATTTGACATGTACAATTAAACCTGTGCAAACTGACACTGAAGTTTCAAAGGGGCCAGCCAGCAAGAATAAAACTGTCAAATTTAGACATCTTGGTGCAAAATAAGCATCAGAGGGATGGATGGGTATACTGATGCAgtcattgcatttttttggtAACCAAGAGCAGTGCTGTATTGCAAAGCCCTTTAGAATGAGAGAGGCACATATGATGAGATAGAAACAGCAGGTGCAATGAGCAGGAACACATTACGCCAACAGAGTCTTCTTCTTTCAGCTGCTTCCAttaggggtcgccacagcggaccatccgtGAAATCATCCCTCCCTAACCTAAATcttcaacctaaacctaaccaatactgtataaaatataaatgagagttgaacaaaacagacatcctttccCTCAACCTAAGCCTAAACATAACctaagtgttttaaaagcaaattatacatgaaaagcacatttactgaagtaACCACATCTAGTGTCTGTCCTTTCGCTCTTTCGCTTCACTTTCACAAATTCAACAAAAACCTGCAGCAAAATGAAGAAAGTGGCACGTTATAGTTGGTAGGTCCGGTGCGGCCGACAGCTGTGTCACTTCATGAAAGACTTTTTATTTTCATTCGTCACTAACGAGAGTAAAGTCTGCACCTCTTTTAGTGACCACagtgtggttttgtgcacagccatttctttttacaatatgAAAGTCACGTGaagaaatgatactgttatcgctgttactaactttaaatctagcgggttgatgtcgcgtgtgggaaatccagtgatgttggtggtgacgattctccctgaccaatcagtgatctgcaggattttgacgtcacatttagtatcggcttggctcgcttggaacctcgatcgaagtagtactaaaaaaagtaccaggtaccaggtactaccccccccccaaaataaaagttgagtcgagttgtaccgtgcagtggaaaagccccatatgtcCCTTCATTTCAGCACCCAGCTCCACCCACTCAATCTCAGGCCAATCAGGACACCCTCACAGGCCTTATTAATGGCTCCTGTGCCCACAGTTTCTcctttgttttcttgtttgttgaACCGTGCAGAGGACTGTGATCTCTAAGCCTTATATCCTGTATTTTGTTTGTGTAATTGACAATGTAAGTGCcttatgttttgtatttaaaaaattattttgtataactTGAGTTCGGCTTAAATGCACTTCTCATTTTCATGCATGTTCATgttagatacattttaaattatatttgaagaTTTAGCTGGCCTTCAGCCCTGTCATTGTTAGATTGCCTGCTTAGATAAGCATGTGCTTTAGTTGTTTCAGATATGCATTTGTTGGGATTGTGGTACATGTAGATAGTAGCTTCATGCACTGTTTAGATTAGTTTACCTAAGTTTATTGCCTGTAAGTCTCCTAGTTTAATGTAACATTTGCAGATGCTATGTCCCTGAGGTGGCTTTGAGTATTGGGAACCTAAACCTTGTATTCCTTTGTCATTCCCCTTGGAaaccacacactcacaaactcccaTAAATACATGCTTGGATGTACAATAAATACTCTGAAATCTGACCTGACTAGACTGGCTCTGTTCTCACCAACATTCCCACTGGTTTCAAGCCTGCTGCCTACTCACTCCTGACCTCTCTCCTTTTCATAACCTATCCACAATAATTGCACTTAGTTTTAATAATTACAAACCTTTGCAACCTTCAAGATTACTCAAGCTAATAGAATTTAGGAGTGCGAGCACACTTTTGTCTGACAAATTGcctgctatgttcctcatttttaatttgctttggataaaagcatctgctgaatgactaaattgaaattgaaaactgTAAATGTTAATGGAATAAAAATTCCTGAGAATGGTTGCAGCTGTATACctgtttcacggtataccacggcatgaaaattgatggttatcataccatgtacatttgcatatctacggtattgagaaaaaatgcaaccggacggagaatctcacctgcgcgtGCATATCTcctcagactcgtcaacttgcgccccacacacacacacacacagattaatgACTGGGCAAGGCGGTCTTTCCTGgtactattctttcagggggaaaagaccatgcgaaggccacatcctgcccagactagggggaggtaacatgtggcaaatacaccatgagggttgtgaatCCATACGTGGGAGTGATgctgtggtaggtcctgcctgatgagggaggagctctacaagcatggcgactgggggcagtgggactgcccaagggagacgcgggtccccCGACACtgccgtactgcggaaaatacatcacagggagttgcctgaagagggaactaaGCCTATGGAGTCCTACACCAATACAGAGCACAtgaggctcgtagtgggtctggacgcgaatcgttccgctgaattcgcaggccagaaggctagggaggagaacatccagaaAGTGATGCAAAGTGGGTATCCTGGGAGAGAAGGCACACTGAATCAACTTgttgaagggcgctgtgtgcaagcggaaaacACGTTCAGCTGTTCCGCATTACCTAGTTCTACCGGCTccgacctgacaaaacacgggacgagaccgactcaaccctgagattgtaaaatctcgcaaaggtattgggtgttgcccagcgcactgctctgcagatgtctgctagggagccagtgcccacgaggatgccacacttctcgtcgagtgtgctcgatcccgcaagggggcgggcacggcctgggtctggtaagtTAGTGAGATGGCGTCAaagacccagtgagctaacctctgttttgaGATGGCATTCCTtttccgccatccgccaaagcagacaaagagctgctcagaacatttaaagctcAGCGTGCGGTCCAAATAACTCCGGCGTCGTGTTGCGGTTTCCAGGGATGTGAGTAGCGCACAGACCTGCGTCGCTGCTGATTCCAAAGGAGAAAATGGCAGGCgtgttgtgacatgtgacgagagcgcacaccgccttggtgtttatgtacgctaccatcgcgatgctgtctgaacggatcaagacgtgcttttcCCAaattagcaggagaaacctccgcaaggcaagagatacagccagcaactctaggcagttgatgtgtcaatgcagccggggccctgtccaggagccagcggcagcgtgctcgtggcacacggcgccccaaccctgttgagaggcatctgtggtgaccacaacacatatggacacctgctgcagggtgACTCTGGTCGACAGAAACAGAGGTTTGTCCAAGGAttgaaagtctgacagcaggagggggtgattatcacatggtatgtgccgcggcgccatgcccatctcgggactcgaggctgtagccagtgctgaagcagtatCATATGCATCTACCCCAGCAGCGCGACTGcggcagaggatgccatatgccccaggagcctctggaattgttttagaggaaccgctgttcCGGGcttgaagagagcgaggcacctgagcactgactgcatgcgctcgttggtgaggcgcactgtcattgagtctgagtctaactccatgccgagaaaagaaatgctctgaactGGAGCGAgcatgctcttttcccagttgatctgaagccctagacggATGAGTGAGCACATTGTAACACTCAAGTGTGAGCTAGGTTGagtcagtcatcgaggtaattaagtatgcggatgcccacatcacatagcggggcaagggctgcctctgcgaccttggtaaagatgtgaggggacaggccgaaggggaggacctggtactgGTACGCCTGGCTGTCAAATGTGAACCATAGGAAGAGTCAGTGTCGAGGTataatggagacgtggaagtacgtgtccttcgggtctaccgccgcgaaccaaactagctgtcgaacgcaggttagaatctgtttttgcgtgagcattttgaacgggagtttgtgtaaggcctggttgagaactcgcaagtccaagattgctCGCAATCCACCACCTTTTTTAGGTACGATgacgtaagggctgtagaaacccttcttcatctcggctggagggatgggctctatcgcgtccttgagagGCAGAGTCGTGGTCTTTGCCCGTAAAGCGCTGGCTTTCTCGCCGCGTACGGAGGTTGAGCGAATACAGCTGAAACGAGGCAGGAGTtgggcgaactgaatcacgtagccaaggcggatggtcctggccaaccagctcGACGGGTTGTACAGCGAAATCACATCGGCACCTGagggacgatcgcttttgacgtaccgggcgggGATTCATGGCGGGGTGGGGTGTAATAGCTCGCTGGGAGGTAGAAGAACGTCcagaggcttgggtgctgagaaaagactagggttgcaacggtatgagattttctcGGTATGATAACTGTCttagaaaatatcacggtttcacggtatacggtattacacaattactattattagtgaaaacagaagggttattttatttatttatttatttttgagcaaacactttattataattgaaacttgaaaccatttattatattgaagtatgtgttacacttttaagaatgatgcggCATCCACTCTTAGTTTATATGTGTACATAAGTAAataagtctcccttttgaaaataaatagaaaaaataagaaagctaacagaattataataaacagaattataaacatgataaaaatgtcatgtaactataacatgttatataactaaagcatgttagtttacatgttatcatagcatgttaaatgaactactaaatgaaaaataacatcagctgtgtgagcttttaaagtatgtcctatgattattaacagttatcttatactgtaggtgcacgacagcgaGGCCaaactgctcctgtctgtacctttatctcagtggttctcaactggttttgcttaaggacagattttacatcaagtgtcgacctgccatagattaaacataacctgtatttaacgtatcctgggttgcatttccttttatgttgcatagttttgttcatggttttccagtacaaggacatgcatcaattgtcattatttttgttgttgatgtcaacaacaaaatctacaggaagttttctctcccccttttaaaaattgaagagcatatttacttatatgagcccattattatcccatttgttacctaatgtTACATATTTATAAACATATTACACAGAACGAAAGGCTCCtgattaccatggttaggtcagtgtgctagtcttaaataataataataataataaatgaatgtatttatgaaaaatacattccagctgaaacacatctttaaactttaactacaaatgccactgttgatataaaatgaggtctaatagattctacctttatattatttcatatgaaactataacattttgtcaaaatataacagttacttttactcatgtaaaatcctgaaacaaatttgtaaaggtgatgtgtgtaattattaaaatgtttaactatTTTGTTTAAGGGGCCTGTGATGTCTTTAAAGTTAATAATCTAAATTAGTTATTAGTTACATAAGTTAGAAGTGAGCTTAATAAGTTAAAACATTGTGTCAAATTGCATTGGTTATGTTTATGTGTTGCCCTCTACTGGTCAGAAGTGATTATTCAGTGTAACTCACTTCAGTTGaacacagacagacaagacagccaGTGCTGGATTCATGTTTCTGATTGATGTATTTTTGATACGCTTCTGCCTTGGAGACTATTTGTCTGTAAGTGATGTGAAAATTATTATCTAACACTCGCATTTTTAGGACATGTCATGTTAGAGACCTTCTATAATTTTGGTAAAACGTGCTCTGTTAGCTAGCACTTATATATGTAGCTAGCTCTGATTTTCATTGTAGTTTGTACTAGCTGTTGTGGTAGTTGAGCTGTGTTTTGTTATACAGTGCTTGCTTTATACTTGTGAATAACACAGTCATGTGTAGGCTAAAATACGTATTTACTATATGCATATGTTAATGTTTGGGTACTGATTCATTTGCTTATTTGTGTAATGTTTCAGTTTTACAAATCTCAAAGAAGAGAAAGGAAAACAAAAGAgataacaacttaaataaaatacaagaaaaGTCAAGCCTTGTGTGTTTATTGGAGGACTTTTTAGTGTTAACTGGCTGTCTAGTTTTGCTCAAGAAAATGCAACGCAAGGGCAGCACAGGGCCACATCGGGCTTaaagtagtgcatgggggccacaatgtattgcttttgagatacaatgatctgcattgatttgatttttgtatcttttaagcccagaaatagttgtgtactcagttttctgaagtgtatctgtgactagtgagactattctgcaattgcctaaagtattatattgctctacaaagatagataattttctatcaggcattaaaaaaactgaataaaggcggagattataaatctattttaccatctctacttccatgttaatgtatttatcagttttaataataataataataataataataataataaaaagaaatgtatagaacttttaatgtttgtcgcaaagcgggcgagttaaattgttttttttctgaaactttacccgtttacatgctaaaggAGTCATGATGCGGGTTTCTTGGATggattgactttcagcacacaactgaataacaaagactacatgaatatgataaatgattactgcaagagttagattaacataaaGGTGCGAAGGGatttcaacgtttctaaattgcacaaataaaaaatacatattcatctctggcttccttatgctcgcatgtcaatgattacccctccgtgtgtcaatgatgccgagatctacttttatatttaatttaatcaccgAGAAGGTTTACCAGCAAAATTAGTAGtgccaaacatcacaagcagcctcaagaatggacaaggagtagccgtataacacttttccttgagcagaatattgcactacagatcgctaaatttgttcaaaggagaaagcgagacgtgcatggttgccagattgcacaaaataagtataacattaggcaaaattccaatttgcgcaagtataaatctcaaactgggggtgtttcgtctcttatctggcaaccctgagcatgttaaacgcttgtggtgAGGCGTTAgatcccaatgcaagttaactgaaatatctaatgaaaaataaaaacgcttttacgataaatgagccgtgggccacattaaaccacgtGGAGGGGCTGATccatgttgcccatgtctgctttagctgtttgcgagattatcaatAAATCTacgtcggcagtcctaaatagtcgatcactttggcggccgccaaaatatcttcaatgggagaaccatggcattgctctttccctgcagCCCGAAgtcggtgcggcaaatgaaaataacgtaaacaaggattctcctaccggccctccaccaggggacggagtggtcttggcaccagctccggagtgaacgtctgactgcctgggtcgcctgTCTTTGGAGCGCtttggagctttcctggtcctggaaggggtcctggagacggggagcgtacaccgcctgcgaggtgctcgatgatggggctgagagctgggcccgggttgaggcggagctacctgttgtttagccgcagggggacgccctcagcaACCATGGCTGGGAGGGGCGCCCAGAGCCGAGGTACCAGTCATTGAGCcgcaaaggctgtggggaggacagggggttccagtccaagctcACACTCATGGTAGCCTGGCCAAGCATATcggccatctgcgcgtcagcctcagactgggcgggctggcccgaaTGCGGAAGCACAGTCAAGTCCTCCGTGTCAGACgcctggacgctctccgatgcagcgcgatgtcatcatccaatgctgaagtggcattcaccttgaggaaggcTCTCGCAGTGAGtgcacgaaccatccacaaacgccgcctcaactacacaggaactacacagaggcggaagggcatcttgaaaaagacacgtccgGAAAACGAcgtctgtgtattgctcttttatatgtgaaaactcaaactcttttaggaggggacaacactcttttaggcagtgaaagcaTTGATGAAGCACCCAGGgttgtggactgcacagcgtgcaaagagagagaacaccagctggaaacgcgccgaaagatccaacagcagtgcttcttgccagtacaggtgagtggaacagtggtgaactcagcttgctgttgcacaaccgctcggctccaaagaaaaaaaaatcgtcCTGATAGACACACGCACGCTTCCctttttacccgtatgtccgggggcaggacatgcaaattctgtctgccaatttctcattggccttttctcaagttcagaggtacgcaaggctcccaaggaagaccccttgtgtcacttcatttgacaaaacatagagtgacagaaggggaacagaaaaTATCTCAAACTAAGaaattgttgctgttttgttACTGTATGTTCCTTCTCTATGAGGACACGGTATAGTTCTACAAATGCAGCGCATTCCAAACCAATATCCCTTTTACAGCTTTTGAATGTCTTTTCAGTtagttacataaaaataatatagccTACTATTGGCTTGATAACAATTACTTCTGTTTCAAGTGCTTAACTACATAACTTTTTTattctaattgtaaattaaattaaaatctgagTTTATAATCAGTCTGTTCATTTCATTATTTGACCAGCTGGAGTAGTCAGTTCACACACACCAGTAAAAGAGTGCATAATGCACAGTCAAGAGTGTCCGGACATATTTATGGCAAGTTAATTTTGTATAAATCCCGATATGTTTGTGGGAAATTGCTTACTTGCATTTCAATGCCCATTTTCTGCGTACACAACATTTATACATCAGGCCCCTGGTCTGGTCTCTGGCGCAACAACCGGGCTTCactcgatatatatatatatatatatatatatatatatatatatatatatatatatatatatatatatatatatatataaatggtttTAATTTCAATTATAAAGCGTAAaccaaaatattttgtaaaaaaaacttgttttcactcctttatgggttattgtaactgataataataattgtgtaataccgtataccatgaTACAATGAAGCCGAGACGGTTTTGTACCGTGAAAATCTCGTATGTTGCAACTCTATTCCTGAGTGTAGTTAACTGCTTGGATTGTCTGGGACATCACTTTGGTCATGTATGATTTGTAAGTTTTGTGCCAAAACTTCTGTAAAAAGTATATTAACGACAAGAATCTAATTTTCAGATCATTGGGACCATTTTTGGCTCCATTGCAATATTAAAAGAATTTCTTCATTATAGGCCTAATcattaaaatgggtttaacactctttattttaaagtgtgccATATTCCAGTGCTACTTCAAAGAATGTCTGCATTAAGCCCCTGATATCCACTGACCACAGAACAAacatacactgaaaatgtttaacctaaaaaaatatttacGTAATTGAATCAACCTACATTACGcactcaaaatgtattttatggatTAGATCAAGtataaatagctccttaaggtagcAATagtaggttaccactttttacaggaAAGAACAAATCCCACCCTAAACAACTAACTTTCTGCTAACCAGTTTAACGCGGTCACCCAAAATTTCTCCTAATCAGCCCTTCTCATTTAACTTTGTGCCACGTGGAAGCTCTGACTTCGACTGACTTGAAGAAGGTTTTTTGATGCTTACTTGTGAATGGTGTAATGGAACATGAAGAATAACGTATCAAACATTAGCATACAGCAGATGCATTCCGACAATGCGAGAAATGATGATGGTGCCCTCTCTGGGAACTGAGAGCGTCGtatgaacagaaaaaaaacagtCAACGGTAAAACACCGACCATGTATTTCCAGAAAATGCGACAAGCACATCGAAGCCATTGATGCAGAGAAACGACTTCCCCGTGCATTCTGTACTTTTGAATCCATTGCGCACGAGGGCTGAGGAGATCCAGAAGCATGAAAGGAGTAGAGAAGATGAGGTGAGTGAAAAAGGCAGCGCACACGGTCCAGTGAGGTGAAATGAGGAGAACATGATGTTCCTTATACATTAAATCCCAAATCAGCTGCGGTAATGTATCGTCCCCGAACATCAGTAAGGccaaaataatcattttgaattATCAACAGATGTTTTCATATATCCGCAACACTCCCTAGTTATGATATCCTCCTGTCCAGAACGTGAGAACTACCCTCTCCTGTACGGTTATGAAACTCGTCTGGATGGTTTAGCTCTCTTTCTGGGGAATACTGACTCAACATTTGCACTTTCAGTGAAATATCATTACTCAAAACACATTGTTTAGAAATGTTGCTCTCTCAGGCAAAATTCCGTATTTCTTTGTGGTGCTCTGTGTGATGCAACAAAAGCTGGCTAcattttttgtttctatttataaatcaTGAAAAGTTGTACTGGTGTTTACTTACCTGAGCCAAATTTAATTTATCTTTCAATAAAGCTTTATCTTTTAAGTTACACAGTTTCATTTAGCCAAAATCAAGCAGATAGGGTAGAGCAGGGAAAACAAAACTTGTGGGTCTTTGATaatttattcagacatgtcagttatcTGTACACATGTCAATGATATTTATATAACATCATCGAATTGAACTAAAAATACACATGACAATATTATTTATAACAACCAGTATGTCATTATTGTAACACATTGTAATAAATacaaaagcacaataaatgtgaatatatagtgtatgagtgtcttgtgtgaaattagttaAATCACTGAATCAACAAAGAAAaatttaatcctttaaaatgtgtatgtttacAGACCTACAAATAAAATGTAGTAGAGGTTTAAatcattataagaacaaagcaaatctataatttccctacaatttgtgagctgctgagcatgacttttatcaaaaggcaacaataatagtcttataataattatgagtttcaataatgtccgtatgttttcaagtaaaaaaaagtgTCGACACATCTAACGACTTAGACCTGTTGTGTTCTCGGAACACATGCATTTTACTAATCTTTTTTCCTACCATTTGTTGACTGCACAACAACATAGAGGTAAGAGAGCTGATATTATTGATATATATtataacacag from Xyrauchen texanus isolate HMW12.3.18 chromosome 3, RBS_HiC_50CHRs, whole genome shotgun sequence includes these protein-coding regions:
- the ch25hl3 gene encoding cholesterol 25-hydroxylase-like protein, whose amino-acid sequence is MIILALLMFGDDTLPQLIWDLMYKEHHVLLISPHWTVCAAFFTHLIFSTPFMLLDLLSPRAQWIQKYRMHGEVVSLHQWLRCACRIFWKYMVGVLPLTVFFLFIRRSQFPERAPSSFLALSECICCMLMFDTLFFMFHYTIHKFSWLFHNVHRIHHLNRDTFALAAQDSSISELLFLQALAFISVMLLGCHPLSEILFHLVNTWMAVEDHCGYDFPWALHRLLPCFGGAPYHLAHHQQLKGNFAPYFRHWDCIFGTSLHIQRNKGKKL